One genomic region from Labeo rohita strain BAU-BD-2019 chromosome 7, IGBB_LRoh.1.0, whole genome shotgun sequence encodes:
- the haus3 gene encoding HAUS augmin-like complex subunit 3 isoform X1: MLDGAQFVEALSRLGYPQASGLKGSEFDWLFETAPDNLHLLRVVCNRLNRSNVLTPEELQAYKALQKSGKPILDEATLAELLKTCLPVDGGVVSQGSSALGGEGNVTIEELETELQALRKEKQLKQRRLNKLQMLATNWGANASASQALLQEGGNTVKDANSAMAAENAYTNSAVENLSKETTKLAGFFQTDTHSLKSKDGASPPLGPQPGTPVLLSQLSLEPFLQQQEQFTKVLTAYTQRQFFHGISDMMETSTSNRCQLTSLSCCTENEEEEDERLVELRKKEMAQVQWAYIVAQYQLMNERAKQHGDKAANEWLIQRLNSSTETLCYSQVSSLEPDLRSEILSVQSEIQSLMSDPVPSALRDCAHLLNIPVVRGDLALQLARQNYYTSRQTEVRDQLLRQKAFFELVRLAQDAELLMGKRVMKQLDEILKRLEGAAEAAVQRENILTQPHLTQVPYLGSNAKQQVISSKDTAFSRLLQILELGKAPTEREDPFQTYSRLETAAFTLQEDLVNVQEALDGAKREQAYAGARLESDRDALDQVAYSDIVQPLLRPQVCATATPALELCPHAQELTIVLDELEVKQKALYTSLQDIVGDLKAKRGRLERSATLRRERELYVYFHLDPRLLNRAVRDIEAQAGVM; this comes from the exons ATGCTGGATGGGGCTCAGTTCGTTGAGGCGTTGTCACGGTTGGGTTACCCACAGGCGTCTGGGCTGAAAGGTTCCGAGTTTGACTGGTTATTTGAGACAGCACCAGATAACCTGCACCTCTTACGTGTCGTCTGCAACCGCCTGAACCGCAGCAATGTTCTAACGCCAGAGGAATTGCAAGCCTACAAGGCACTCCAGAAGTCCGGGAAGCCCATCTTGGATGAGGCAACACTGGCTGAGCTGCTTAAAACCTGCTTGCCTGTGGATGGAGGTGTAGTGTCACAGGGCAGTTCTGCGCTGGGTGGAGAGGGAAATGTAACAATCGAAGAACTCGAGACAGAACTTCAAGCTCTCCGCAAGGAAAAGCAGCTAAAACAACGCAGACTCAATAAGCTGCAGATGCTAGCTACCAACTGGGGTGCAAACGCCTCTGCATCCCAAGCACTTCTGCAGGAAGGAGGGAATACAGTAAAGGATGCCAACTCTGCCATGGCAGCCGAAAATGCATACACCAACTCAGCTGTAGAGAACCTGTCTAAGGAGACCACCAAACTGGCTGGCTTTTTCCAAACTGACACTCATTCCCTAAAGAGTAAAGATGGAGCTTCTCCACCATTAGGTCCTCAACCAGGAACTCCAGTGCTCCTCTCTCAGTTGTCTCTTGAGCCTTTCCTCCAGCAACAGGAGCAATTCACCAAAGTGCTGACTGCCTACACTCAGCGTCAGTTCTTTCACGGCATCTCAGACATGATGGAGACCTCCACATCCAATCGCTGCCAGCTGACCAGTCTGAGCTGTTGCACTGAGAATGAGGAAGAAGAGGATGAGAGACTAGTGGAGCTCAGGAAAAAGGAGATGGCACAGGTGCAGTGGGCATATATAGTGGCACAGTACCAGCTAATGAATGAGAGGGCAAAGCAGCATGGTGACAAGGCAGCAAATGAGTGGCTCATCCAGCGGCTAAACAGCAGCACAGAG ACTCTGTGCTACTCACAGGTGAGCAGTCTTGAGCCCGATCTACGCTCTGAGATCCTCTCAGTTCAGTCTGAAATTCAGTCCCTTATGTCTGACCCAGTCCCCTCTGCATTACGAGACTGTGCCCACCTCCTTAACATCCCTGTGGTACGTGGGGACCTCGCTCTTCAGTTAGCCAGGCAAAATTACTACACCTCCAGGCAAACTGAAGTTCGCGACCAGCTTCTCCGTCAAAAGGCCTTCTTTGAGCTTGTGCGTCTGGCCCAGGATGCAGAGCTCCTTATGGGGAAGAGGGTGATGAAGCAGCTTGATGAAATACTGAAGAGGCTGGAGGGGGCAGCAGAAGCTGCTGTTCAGAGAGAAAACATTCTGACACAACCTCACTTAACTCAAGTCCCTTACCTTGGTTCTAATGCTAAACAACAGGTCATCAGCTCCAAGGACACAGCCTTTAGCAG GTTGCTGCAGATTCTTGAGTTGGGCAAGGCCCCCACTGAGAGAGAGGATCCATTCCAAACCTACAGTAGGCTGGAAACAGCGGCCTTTACACTGCAGGAGGATTTGGTCAATGTACAAGAAGCTTTGGATGGGGCCAAACGAGAGCAAGCCTATGCTGGAGCTCGGTTAGAAAGTGACCGAGATGCGCTCGACCAAGTGGCGTACTCAGACATTGTGCAGCCTCTTCTGAGGCCGCAGGTATGTGCTACAGCCACACCTGCACTGGAGCTCTGCCCTCATGCACAG GAGCTCACAATAGTTCTGGATGAGTTGGAGGTCAAGCAGAAGGCCTTATACACATCTCTTCAGGACATAGTTGGGGACTTGAAGGCCAAACGAGGAAGGCTTGAACGCAGTGCCACCCTAAGGAGAGAGAGGGAACTGTATGTTTATTTCCATCTGGACCCAAGACTGCTCAACAGAGCAGTGAGAGATATAGAAGCTCAAGCCGGGGTTATGTAG
- the haus3 gene encoding HAUS augmin-like complex subunit 3 isoform X2, translating into MLDGAQFVEALSRLGYPQASGLKGSEFDWLFETAPDNLHLLRVVCNRLNRSNVLTPEELQAYKALQKSGKPILDEATLAELLKTCLPVDGGVVSQGSSALGGEGNVTIEELETELQALRKEKQLKQRRLNKLQMLATNWGANASASQALLQEGGNTVKDANSAMAAENAYTNSAVENLSKETTKLAGFFQTDTHSLKSKDGASPPLGPQPGTPVLLSQLSLEPFLQQQEQFTKVLTAYTQRQFFHGISDMMETSTSNRCQLTSLSCCTENEEEEDERLVELRKKEMAQVQWAYIVAQYQLMNERAKQHGDKAANEWLIQRLNSSTETLCYSQVSSLEPDLRSEILSVQSEIQSLMSDPVPSALRDCAHLLNIPVVRGDLALQLARQNYYTSRQTEVRDQLLRQKAFFELVRLAQDAELLMGKRVMKQLDEILKRLEGAAEAAVQRENILTQPHLTQVPYLGSNAKQQVISSKDTAFSRLLQILELGKAPTEREDPFQTYSRLETAAFTLQEDLVNVQEALDGAKREQAYAGARLESDRDALDQVAYSDIVQPLLRPQELTIVLDELEVKQKALYTSLQDIVGDLKAKRGRLERSATLRRERELYVYFHLDPRLLNRAVRDIEAQAGVM; encoded by the exons ATGCTGGATGGGGCTCAGTTCGTTGAGGCGTTGTCACGGTTGGGTTACCCACAGGCGTCTGGGCTGAAAGGTTCCGAGTTTGACTGGTTATTTGAGACAGCACCAGATAACCTGCACCTCTTACGTGTCGTCTGCAACCGCCTGAACCGCAGCAATGTTCTAACGCCAGAGGAATTGCAAGCCTACAAGGCACTCCAGAAGTCCGGGAAGCCCATCTTGGATGAGGCAACACTGGCTGAGCTGCTTAAAACCTGCTTGCCTGTGGATGGAGGTGTAGTGTCACAGGGCAGTTCTGCGCTGGGTGGAGAGGGAAATGTAACAATCGAAGAACTCGAGACAGAACTTCAAGCTCTCCGCAAGGAAAAGCAGCTAAAACAACGCAGACTCAATAAGCTGCAGATGCTAGCTACCAACTGGGGTGCAAACGCCTCTGCATCCCAAGCACTTCTGCAGGAAGGAGGGAATACAGTAAAGGATGCCAACTCTGCCATGGCAGCCGAAAATGCATACACCAACTCAGCTGTAGAGAACCTGTCTAAGGAGACCACCAAACTGGCTGGCTTTTTCCAAACTGACACTCATTCCCTAAAGAGTAAAGATGGAGCTTCTCCACCATTAGGTCCTCAACCAGGAACTCCAGTGCTCCTCTCTCAGTTGTCTCTTGAGCCTTTCCTCCAGCAACAGGAGCAATTCACCAAAGTGCTGACTGCCTACACTCAGCGTCAGTTCTTTCACGGCATCTCAGACATGATGGAGACCTCCACATCCAATCGCTGCCAGCTGACCAGTCTGAGCTGTTGCACTGAGAATGAGGAAGAAGAGGATGAGAGACTAGTGGAGCTCAGGAAAAAGGAGATGGCACAGGTGCAGTGGGCATATATAGTGGCACAGTACCAGCTAATGAATGAGAGGGCAAAGCAGCATGGTGACAAGGCAGCAAATGAGTGGCTCATCCAGCGGCTAAACAGCAGCACAGAG ACTCTGTGCTACTCACAGGTGAGCAGTCTTGAGCCCGATCTACGCTCTGAGATCCTCTCAGTTCAGTCTGAAATTCAGTCCCTTATGTCTGACCCAGTCCCCTCTGCATTACGAGACTGTGCCCACCTCCTTAACATCCCTGTGGTACGTGGGGACCTCGCTCTTCAGTTAGCCAGGCAAAATTACTACACCTCCAGGCAAACTGAAGTTCGCGACCAGCTTCTCCGTCAAAAGGCCTTCTTTGAGCTTGTGCGTCTGGCCCAGGATGCAGAGCTCCTTATGGGGAAGAGGGTGATGAAGCAGCTTGATGAAATACTGAAGAGGCTGGAGGGGGCAGCAGAAGCTGCTGTTCAGAGAGAAAACATTCTGACACAACCTCACTTAACTCAAGTCCCTTACCTTGGTTCTAATGCTAAACAACAGGTCATCAGCTCCAAGGACACAGCCTTTAGCAG GTTGCTGCAGATTCTTGAGTTGGGCAAGGCCCCCACTGAGAGAGAGGATCCATTCCAAACCTACAGTAGGCTGGAAACAGCGGCCTTTACACTGCAGGAGGATTTGGTCAATGTACAAGAAGCTTTGGATGGGGCCAAACGAGAGCAAGCCTATGCTGGAGCTCGGTTAGAAAGTGACCGAGATGCGCTCGACCAAGTGGCGTACTCAGACATTGTGCAGCCTCTTCTGAGGCCGCAG GAGCTCACAATAGTTCTGGATGAGTTGGAGGTCAAGCAGAAGGCCTTATACACATCTCTTCAGGACATAGTTGGGGACTTGAAGGCCAAACGAGGAAGGCTTGAACGCAGTGCCACCCTAAGGAGAGAGAGGGAACTGTATGTTTATTTCCATCTGGACCCAAGACTGCTCAACAGAGCAGTGAGAGATATAGAAGCTCAAGCCGGGGTTATGTAG